A window of Paenibacillus sp. 19GGS1-52 contains these coding sequences:
- a CDS encoding MFS transporter: MENAMVAAYNPKKLADARSIRMLFFISWVTYVSTYVGRLNFSASMGEMIIAGNFTKSELGLVGAVFFFAYGIGQFISGILGDKVAPKQLVFIGVSTSSILNLAMGVSSSYEAMIVLWSLNGLMQSLTWSPIARLISDRLPRKECFKAFVNLSTTVPAGTLLTYFMCSMLIEYSNWRMVFILAAILMFPVAVIWYVVISKLEYKAESDGFAEEDDFQSAVGRNTLVHKTSFHTVFLASGLLMISIGAMLHGILKDGIMTWLPTYLAEGFNTSSSLAIRLTMVLPIINLAGVYISNYFNRKIFMNELVTAAFLFVVTVLALLMLIIYGQDNLLISLIMLGIVTSAMLGVNSMLVSLVPLYFSESRRVSTISGMLNSTTYLGSAISSYGVGAIAQQFGWGITRSSWCIMATVGAVICMISSNKWRNFTKQS, translated from the coding sequence ATGGAGAACGCTATGGTTGCCGCCTACAATCCTAAAAAGCTTGCTGATGCTAGAAGCATAAGAATGTTGTTCTTCATTAGTTGGGTTACTTACGTCTCGACTTATGTAGGTCGGTTAAATTTCTCTGCAAGTATGGGCGAGATGATTATCGCCGGGAATTTCACTAAGTCCGAGCTAGGCTTAGTGGGAGCAGTATTTTTCTTTGCCTATGGGATCGGCCAGTTTATCAGCGGAATTCTAGGTGATAAGGTAGCACCGAAGCAACTCGTTTTTATAGGTGTATCAACATCCTCCATATTAAATTTAGCCATGGGGGTCAGTTCATCCTATGAAGCTATGATTGTGTTATGGTCCCTGAACGGACTTATGCAGTCCTTAACCTGGTCTCCTATTGCCAGACTGATCTCCGATCGATTGCCCCGCAAGGAGTGCTTTAAAGCTTTTGTTAACCTCTCCACTACCGTACCCGCGGGAACTTTATTAACCTACTTTATGTGTTCAATGCTCATTGAATATTCTAACTGGCGGATGGTATTTATCCTGGCTGCTATCCTTATGTTTCCCGTAGCAGTTATATGGTATGTAGTCATATCAAAGCTCGAATATAAGGCGGAGAGCGATGGGTTCGCAGAGGAAGATGATTTCCAATCAGCAGTCGGGAGAAACACTCTTGTTCATAAGACGTCGTTTCACACCGTATTTCTGGCCTCAGGGTTACTGATGATTTCCATCGGGGCGATGCTTCATGGCATTTTGAAGGATGGGATTATGACGTGGCTGCCAACCTACCTTGCAGAAGGGTTTAACACGAGTTCGAGTCTTGCAATAAGGTTAACCATGGTTCTGCCCATTATTAATCTTGCTGGTGTCTATATATCTAATTATTTCAATAGAAAAATATTTATGAATGAATTAGTCACTGCAGCCTTTCTTTTTGTTGTAACAGTACTGGCTCTGCTGATGTTGATCATTTATGGGCAGGACAATTTGCTGATTTCACTGATTATGCTCGGAATAGTCACCTCAGCGATGCTCGGTGTAAACTCAATGCTAGTCAGTTTGGTCCCCTTATATTTTAGTGAAAGCAGAAGAGTGTCCACGATCTCAGGGATGCTGAATTCGACAACCTATTTGGGAAGTGCTATTTCGAGTTATGGGGTCGGTGCAATCGCTCAGCAATTCGGTTGGGGGATTACCCGATCATCGTGGTGTATTATGGCCACAGTAGGGGCAGTGATCTGTATGATCTCCAGTAATAAGTGGCGGAATTTCACTAAACAAAGTTGA
- a CDS encoding SDR family NAD(P)-dependent oxidoreductase, whose translation MKRFVNHTALVTGAGQGIGLAIAERFAAEGAHVVLADIQESLLLKTEEQFKALGYSVSYQVLDVSQPDQVEDVVERIVQERGVIDILANNAGVAWEESFLDIRDDNWRRMIDVNLSGMFYVAQRVSRRMKERGKGVIINMSSTNGLVGEAKYAHYNASKGGIILLTKTMAVELGAAGIRVNAVCPGYIQTPMSEAIDDPEFVSNYIHSHIPLGRVGEPKDISGVFAFLASDDAAFIHGECIVVDGGQLAF comes from the coding sequence ATGAAACGATTTGTAAATCATACAGCGCTTGTGACAGGTGCAGGCCAGGGTATCGGACTTGCGATTGCCGAGCGCTTCGCGGCAGAAGGCGCGCATGTCGTCCTAGCGGATATTCAGGAATCGCTGCTGCTCAAGACGGAGGAACAATTCAAAGCATTAGGCTATTCTGTTTCGTACCAAGTGCTTGATGTCTCTCAGCCTGATCAGGTAGAAGATGTTGTTGAGCGTATCGTTCAGGAGCGTGGCGTCATTGATATTCTTGCCAATAATGCTGGTGTTGCTTGGGAAGAGTCTTTCCTAGATATCAGGGATGACAATTGGCGGAGAATGATTGATGTCAATCTGAGCGGTATGTTCTATGTCGCACAGCGTGTCTCTCGCCGGATGAAAGAGCGGGGCAAGGGTGTCATTATTAATATGTCCTCCACGAATGGTCTAGTTGGTGAAGCCAAATATGCGCATTACAATGCTTCGAAGGGTGGGATTATTCTGCTGACCAAGACGATGGCGGTAGAATTGGGAGCTGCGGGAATTCGAGTGAATGCCGTATGTCCGGGTTACATTCAGACACCGATGTCAGAGGCGATTGACGACCCTGAGTTCGTTAGTAATTATATCCACAGCCATATTCCACTAGGCCGTGTTGGTGAACCGAAAGACATCTCCGGAGTATTCGCCTTTCTTGCTTCGGACGATGCAGCTTTCATTCATGGTGAATGTATTGTCGTGGACGGCGGACAGCTGGCATTCTGA
- a CDS encoding carbohydrate ABC transporter permease, whose protein sequence is MHYKTRSDKWFDVINYIFLGLVGLCMIFPLLYIFSVSFSTMEDFVQRDIILWPSNWDLGAYKYIFATKTFGRAMLVSICLTAVVTFFNLCMTSTMAYAIIHRFTGSKLVLRMVVFTLLFSPGLIPSYLMVRNLGLINTYWALILPGAISTFNLIVIRQFFQGLPKELFEAANIDGANELQIFWRIALPLSKPALAAFTLFYAVDAWNAYFNVILYMNDTTKWTIQVVLRQLVIVSPPDNNLLSSLLRDPPPSQTIQMAAVLIATLPILVIYPFLQKHFAKGVMLGSVKG, encoded by the coding sequence ATGCATTATAAGACAAGGTCTGACAAATGGTTTGACGTGATTAATTATATTTTTCTGGGCTTAGTAGGACTATGTATGATCTTTCCCCTTTTGTATATTTTCTCAGTCTCCTTCTCTACTATGGAAGATTTTGTGCAGAGGGATATTATTTTATGGCCTTCCAATTGGGACCTTGGCGCTTACAAGTATATCTTTGCTACGAAAACTTTTGGCCGAGCAATGCTCGTCAGCATTTGCCTTACCGCAGTGGTTACCTTCTTCAATCTGTGCATGACAAGCACGATGGCTTACGCCATCATACACCGCTTCACCGGTTCCAAACTGGTCCTCCGTATGGTTGTATTCACACTGTTATTCTCCCCTGGTCTGATCCCAAGCTATTTGATGGTACGCAACCTAGGACTAATCAATACGTACTGGGCGTTAATTCTTCCAGGAGCGATCAGCACCTTCAACCTCATTGTCATCCGTCAATTTTTCCAGGGCCTGCCTAAGGAACTTTTCGAAGCAGCCAATATTGACGGGGCTAATGAATTGCAGATTTTCTGGCGAATCGCCTTGCCTTTATCCAAACCGGCATTAGCCGCCTTCACCTTATTCTATGCTGTGGATGCCTGGAACGCTTACTTCAATGTCATCTTGTATATGAATGACACGACAAAATGGACCATTCAGGTCGTGCTTCGGCAGTTGGTCATCGTCTCTCCACCAGACAACAATTTGTTATCCAGCCTGCTGCGGGATCCGCCTCCGTCGCAAACCATTCAAATGGCGGCTGTGTTGATAGCTACACTACCTATACTGGTGATTTATCCATTTCTACAAAAGCATTTTGCTAAAGGGGTGATGCTCGGATCAGTGAAAGGATAG
- a CDS encoding ABC transporter permease subunit: MPKKMTAVSRFNSEHSTKSLRTKLWSERYIFLLLLPGLIYFLTFKIIPIFGNVIAFQEFNPFKGIWASDWVGFANFRRIFEDSEVLRVLRNTLYISFMQIVFVFPAPILLAILLNEVANEKVKKFIQSIVYLPHFFSWVVIISISMIFLKPEGIINQVLQSFGYDWVSFMTKPHLFVPIVIVELIWKETGWSTIIFLAALASINNELLEAAVMDGANRWKRIWSIIIPSISGTIIILIILRLGTVLDSGFEQIFLMLNPFNKEIGNVLDTFVYEKGIKQSDYSFSTAVGLFKGVVGLVLVLGANRIAKRFGHDGLF, from the coding sequence TTGCCGAAGAAAATGACCGCAGTCAGCCGGTTTAATTCAGAACATTCCACCAAGTCGTTGCGAACGAAGCTTTGGAGTGAGCGGTATATTTTCCTGTTGCTCCTGCCCGGATTAATTTATTTTTTAACATTCAAAATCATCCCCATCTTCGGTAATGTGATTGCCTTCCAGGAGTTCAACCCCTTTAAGGGAATATGGGCAAGCGATTGGGTAGGATTCGCCAATTTCAGACGAATATTTGAAGACAGTGAAGTGCTTCGGGTGCTGCGCAATACATTATATATTTCCTTTATGCAGATCGTATTTGTCTTTCCGGCTCCGATTCTCCTGGCCATCCTGCTGAATGAGGTAGCTAATGAGAAAGTCAAAAAATTCATTCAATCTATCGTCTATTTACCCCACTTTTTTTCCTGGGTCGTTATTATCAGTATCTCCATGATCTTTCTGAAGCCCGAAGGCATTATCAATCAGGTGCTGCAAAGCTTCGGCTATGACTGGGTTTCGTTCATGACCAAACCACATCTATTCGTCCCGATTGTCATTGTAGAGCTCATATGGAAGGAAACAGGCTGGTCAACAATTATTTTCTTGGCTGCACTTGCTTCAATTAATAATGAGCTTCTGGAGGCGGCCGTCATGGATGGGGCTAACCGCTGGAAAAGAATCTGGAGCATCATCATCCCCTCGATCAGCGGAACCATTATCATTTTGATCATATTGCGATTGGGTACAGTACTTGATTCCGGCTTCGAGCAAATCTTCCTGATGCTTAACCCCTTCAATAAAGAGATTGGAAATGTACTTGATACCTTCGTCTACGAGAAAGGGATCAAGCAGAGCGATTACAGCTTCAGTACTGCGGTAGGTCTGTTCAAGGGCGTTGTCGGACTCGTCTTAGTCTTGGGGGCTAATCGCATAGCCAAGAGATTCGGCCATGACGGATTATTTTAA
- a CDS encoding extracellular solute-binding protein, protein MINKEFRYIELAGILRMEILSGFLKPGQFLLPEKELCQVYSISRNSLRQALDLLTNEGILIKMVGRGTMVAKDLDITKHETNVLNIICPQHSSYVIKALPILIEMFKEHYPNVEFRQFQTELRNEQLLKDLSGFGIRADLVIMSDNDMQRVPLDEFLPLEDIMPEQDFNNDHLVNVFRHRERLYAVPLTYSPIFLACNPKLFADNGLEMPTKDWSWEQFAEAAKRMTRDSNGDGLNDIYGLGLSSSLYRWPVLARKHSYLMKQEASGQLNTDGLAEFLEFIRNLIYKDEISPNIAMNDWELLAQLFDEGRLGMFLTTTLTTSMRNENFPVTVIPLPKSPLAVKGNLTIANGMMIPQTSGNPNLAKLFVQFSMRLDFQVRMAREAKFLSIYPQVNEEVWTELELRALGLNEDNPEQLFFMNEILPDSTVEVISQEMVKFWAGFETPVELTARLRDIFITSDIVSKETAK, encoded by the coding sequence TTGATTAATAAAGAATTCCGATATATTGAACTGGCAGGAATTTTACGAATGGAGATTCTGTCCGGCTTTTTGAAGCCCGGTCAATTTCTTCTGCCCGAGAAAGAGCTCTGTCAGGTATACAGCATCAGCAGAAACTCATTGCGTCAAGCCTTGGATTTATTAACAAATGAAGGGATTCTTATTAAAATGGTCGGCCGGGGCACGATGGTAGCCAAAGACCTGGACATCACGAAACATGAAACTAATGTTCTCAATATCATCTGTCCTCAGCATTCCTCATACGTTATAAAGGCCCTTCCCATCTTAATCGAGATGTTTAAGGAACATTATCCCAATGTTGAGTTTCGGCAGTTCCAAACAGAGTTGCGCAATGAACAGCTGTTAAAGGATTTATCCGGTTTCGGAATCCGCGCCGACCTTGTCATTATGAGTGATAATGATATGCAGCGAGTCCCGCTGGATGAGTTTCTGCCGTTGGAGGACATCATGCCAGAGCAGGACTTTAACAATGATCATTTGGTGAATGTATTCCGCCATCGAGAACGGTTGTACGCCGTGCCCCTCACTTACTCCCCGATCTTCCTGGCCTGCAACCCAAAGCTGTTTGCGGATAATGGTTTGGAAATGCCGACAAAGGATTGGAGCTGGGAGCAGTTCGCCGAAGCAGCAAAGCGTATGACCCGAGACTCTAATGGGGACGGATTAAATGATATATATGGTTTAGGGTTATCCTCATCCTTGTACCGCTGGCCTGTGCTGGCCAGAAAGCATAGCTACTTGATGAAACAGGAAGCCTCTGGCCAGCTAAATACGGATGGACTCGCGGAATTCCTCGAATTTATTAGGAATTTGATTTATAAAGACGAAATTTCCCCGAACATCGCTATGAATGATTGGGAGTTGCTAGCTCAGCTGTTTGATGAGGGGCGTTTAGGGATGTTCCTGACTACGACACTCACCACAAGTATGCGCAACGAGAACTTTCCGGTAACCGTTATTCCGCTGCCCAAGAGTCCACTAGCAGTTAAGGGCAACCTCACGATTGCGAACGGGATGATGATTCCGCAGACTAGTGGTAATCCAAATTTAGCTAAGCTGTTTGTACAATTTTCGATGCGATTGGACTTTCAGGTGCGCATGGCTAGAGAAGCCAAATTCCTCTCCATCTACCCTCAAGTGAACGAAGAAGTATGGACAGAATTGGAACTTAGAGCACTGGGTCTGAACGAAGATAACCCGGAGCAGCTTTTCTTTATGAATGAAATCCTGCCTGATTCGACAGTAGAAGTTATTTCCCAAGAGATGGTTAAATTCTGGGCAGGCTTTGAGACGCCCGTTGAATTGACTGCAAGATTGAGAGATATATTCATAACGAGTGATATCGTTTCCAAAGAAACCGCGAAGTAA
- a CDS encoding beta-N-acetylhexosaminidase, with product MKLWFAGDLDGLAEGLEELATEAGIELTSEGRVVEVIRHADSRIIVQADRNGLRIYFNRKIHFFRALGLLVEALRSESIFHIEEEPQFEMNGPMFDVSQGGAVIRSESVKDFLRRMALMGLDMIMLYTEDSFDLKEQPYFGYMRGRYTQDEIKEMDDYAYQFGIEMIPCIQTLSHLADVLKWNAFADIRDDHETLLVGHEGTYEFIEQMLLAASDSVRSKRIHIGMDEAWKLGLGEYLVQNGLHSKFDIMNVHLNKVMEIVERLGLVPMMWSDMYFRAGSVKGDYYDKDCIISDEVIEGMPDNVQFVYWDYYHYDEDFYTEWIRRHKRFGSTPIFAGGIWNWKGYVLNYGATFDSTHAALNVCKREGVTEVIATLWGDDGTECDWFSALLGLQLFAEHGYAKDFDEAKLSRRFYYCTGARMEDFMAIKNVDEPPGIKLGNHETYNPSRYMLWQNVMMGLFDENLRGLDMAGHYTSLQEQMALYATRNGKYGFVFEVLERLCSVLALKADAGIRITDAYLSGNKQELEVIVRELLPEIRARVERLRSYHLERWHVVNKAFGWDIIDLRYGGLFMSLNTAIARISAYLAGTVDRLEELEEKRLLHQGQEGLVDCYLYKHMPTPSRISQ from the coding sequence TTGAAATTATGGTTTGCCGGTGATTTGGACGGATTAGCTGAAGGGTTGGAGGAGTTGGCCACTGAAGCAGGTATTGAGCTCACAAGTGAAGGCCGTGTAGTAGAAGTCATTCGCCATGCAGACTCGCGGATTATCGTTCAAGCCGATAGGAACGGCCTACGCATTTATTTTAATAGAAAAATTCATTTCTTCCGGGCTCTTGGTTTGCTTGTGGAAGCCCTGCGGAGCGAAAGTATATTCCACATTGAGGAAGAGCCGCAATTTGAAATGAACGGACCGATGTTTGATGTCTCTCAGGGAGGGGCGGTCATTCGCAGCGAATCGGTAAAAGATTTTTTACGGCGAATGGCACTAATGGGTCTTGATATGATCATGCTGTATACCGAGGATAGCTTTGATTTAAAGGAGCAGCCGTACTTCGGGTATATGAGAGGACGGTATACACAGGATGAGATCAAGGAGATGGATGATTATGCCTATCAATTCGGCATCGAAATGATTCCATGTATTCAAACGCTCAGCCATTTGGCGGATGTGTTGAAGTGGAATGCATTTGCTGATATCCGCGATGATCATGAGACCCTGCTGGTCGGCCATGAAGGTACTTATGAATTTATTGAGCAGATGCTTCTTGCTGCATCGGATTCGGTTCGCTCCAAGCGTATTCATATCGGAATGGACGAGGCCTGGAAACTGGGTCTTGGCGAGTATCTGGTTCAGAACGGGCTGCATTCCAAATTTGACATTATGAATGTTCATCTGAACAAGGTTATGGAGATTGTTGAACGGCTGGGATTGGTCCCTATGATGTGGAGTGACATGTATTTCCGTGCCGGTTCGGTTAAGGGGGACTATTATGATAAGGATTGTATCATCTCCGACGAGGTTATTGAAGGGATGCCCGATAACGTCCAATTTGTTTATTGGGATTATTACCATTATGACGAGGATTTCTATACGGAATGGATTCGCCGGCATAAACGATTTGGATCGACGCCGATTTTCGCTGGAGGCATCTGGAACTGGAAGGGGTATGTGCTGAATTACGGAGCTACCTTTGATTCAACCCATGCAGCGCTGAATGTGTGCAAACGTGAAGGGGTAACAGAGGTGATCGCCACCCTGTGGGGAGATGATGGAACAGAGTGTGATTGGTTCTCTGCGCTGCTCGGTCTCCAGCTGTTCGCTGAACATGGATATGCTAAAGATTTCGATGAAGCCAAGTTAAGTCGACGTTTTTATTATTGCACCGGAGCCAGAATGGAAGACTTCATGGCAATCAAGAACGTAGATGAACCGCCGGGAATCAAGCTAGGCAATCACGAGACGTATAACCCTTCTCGTTATATGCTCTGGCAGAATGTAATGATGGGTTTGTTCGATGAGAATTTACGTGGACTGGATATGGCCGGACATTATACAAGTCTTCAGGAGCAGATGGCCCTGTATGCTACTCGTAACGGCAAGTACGGCTTTGTGTTTGAAGTGCTCGAACGGCTGTGTAGTGTGCTTGCTCTGAAGGCAGACGCGGGCATTCGAATTACGGACGCTTACCTAAGCGGAAATAAGCAGGAACTTGAGGTTATTGTGCGGGAGTTGCTTCCGGAAATTCGGGCAAGGGTTGAGCGGCTCCGTTCATATCATTTGGAACGCTGGCATGTGGTGAACAAGGCGTTTGGTTGGGATATTATCGATTTGCGTTATGGTGGCCTGTTTATGAGTCTGAACACTGCTATTGCGCGGATATCCGCTTATCTTGCGGGTACTGTCGACCGTTTGGAGGAACTCGAAGAGAAGCGGCTTTTGCATCAGGGCCAGGAAGGCCTCGTCGATTGTTATTTATATAAACATATGCCGACGCCAAGCCGGATTTCACAGTAA
- a CDS encoding alanine racemase — protein MNKYELDTPCIIVDRTKLLANINRYQAIADEAGITLRPHVKTHKTPQIARLQVEAGAVGVTVAKLGEAEVMADGGINNIVIAYPIVGQSKLERLVQLAKRVKLTVACDSYEVASAISEAALKAGMVINIWIEIDPGYGRVGVQPGESLERLAGALAPLQGIVVTGVLEFAGHSYDAQTDEERKSIAVHEAAVASSSADTLRGCGFPIETVSGGSTPVSRFASLMQGVTEIRPGTYVFGDLTQVQAGALEIEQCALSVLATVISRPAPDRAVIDGGTKVFTMDGEDSVLGTGRGYVIGHPEINVSWFNEEHGVLVLPPSEQGLKVGDKLEIIPVHCCAVVNMLDELNIVQDDLVQEIWPIAARGKVK, from the coding sequence GTGAATAAATACGAATTGGACACACCTTGTATTATTGTTGATCGTACGAAATTGCTTGCTAATATCAACCGTTACCAAGCCATTGCGGACGAGGCCGGAATTACACTGCGTCCGCATGTCAAAACACATAAAACTCCACAAATTGCCCGCCTGCAAGTAGAGGCTGGGGCAGTAGGTGTAACTGTGGCCAAGCTTGGAGAAGCCGAGGTGATGGCGGACGGTGGGATTAACAATATTGTAATTGCGTATCCTATTGTCGGCCAATCCAAGCTGGAACGGTTAGTCCAGCTTGCTAAACGTGTGAAGCTCACCGTGGCATGCGATAGCTATGAAGTGGCCTCAGCCATATCGGAAGCTGCTTTGAAAGCGGGCATGGTGATTAATATATGGATCGAGATTGATCCCGGCTATGGCAGAGTGGGAGTACAGCCGGGAGAAAGCCTGGAACGGCTGGCTGGTGCTCTTGCCCCGCTCCAAGGGATTGTGGTGACCGGAGTGCTGGAGTTCGCCGGTCATTCTTATGATGCACAAACGGATGAGGAACGGAAGAGCATCGCGGTACATGAAGCTGCGGTCGCGTCCTCTTCGGCAGATACCTTGCGTGGCTGCGGGTTTCCTATTGAAACGGTCAGCGGGGGATCGACCCCGGTGAGCCGTTTCGCTTCATTGATGCAGGGGGTCACAGAAATTCGCCCCGGCACTTATGTTTTCGGAGATTTAACACAGGTCCAAGCTGGGGCGCTTGAGATAGAGCAATGTGCTTTGAGCGTCCTGGCAACCGTGATCAGCCGGCCTGCTCCCGATCGGGCGGTCATCGATGGAGGAACCAAAGTGTTCACGATGGACGGAGAAGACTCCGTCTTAGGAACAGGACGTGGTTACGTCATTGGACACCCAGAGATTAACGTATCCTGGTTCAACGAAGAACATGGGGTACTGGTATTGCCGCCTTCGGAACAGGGGCTCAAGGTTGGAGACAAGCTGGAGATCATTCCCGTTCATTGCTGTGCTGTAGTTAATATGTTGGATGAATTAAACATTGTACAGGATGATCTGGTTCAGGAAATATGGCCGATTGCGGCAAGAGGGAAAGTAAAGTAA
- a CDS encoding Rid family detoxifying hydrolase, whose amino-acid sequence MRKAISTKGASVGSGPYSQGIAAGNMLFVSGQGPLDIEGSIRSGNIEDETKLTLDNIQAIVEAGGYTMDDIVKVSVYLASLADFERFNAVYRTYFKTPFPARTCVEAGLDGIKVEIDAIAYKAE is encoded by the coding sequence ATGAGAAAAGCGATTAGTACAAAAGGGGCATCTGTCGGAAGTGGTCCGTATTCCCAAGGAATCGCTGCTGGAAATATGCTGTTTGTTTCGGGGCAAGGGCCACTGGATATAGAGGGAAGCATCAGGAGTGGCAACATTGAAGATGAAACGAAGCTGACGCTGGATAATATACAAGCGATTGTAGAAGCGGGTGGCTACACGATGGATGATATCGTTAAAGTAAGTGTCTATTTAGCCAGCCTTGCTGACTTCGAGCGGTTTAATGCGGTTTATCGAACCTACTTCAAGACGCCTTTCCCAGCGCGCACTTGTGTGGAAGCCGGCTTGGACGGAATTAAGGTCGAAATTGACGCTATTGCATACAAGGCGGAGTAA
- a CDS encoding SMP-30/gluconolactonase/LRE family protein: MANQPELLVEELALLGEGPLWLPDSKQIVWVDIEGLCIHLFTPGTGVSRVIQVGDRIGVIVPAEDGRLICALQNGLYFLDLESEELEFIADPESDRPENRFNDGKCDPAGRFWAGTMPIEGDDLLGALYRLDREGKVLRMLTEVGCSNGLAWNAEATSMYYIDTVTGRVDHFDYDVHSGNIENRRTAFHIPPGQGFPDGMTMDREGMLWVAHWGGSCVSRWNPVLGECLERVLLPVSQVTSCCFGGDQWEELYITSARVNLSEEQLLREPLAGGIFRYTPGVSGMPAHVYKL, encoded by the coding sequence TTGGCTAATCAACCGGAATTGCTGGTGGAGGAACTGGCGCTGCTGGGTGAAGGCCCACTGTGGCTGCCGGACAGCAAGCAGATTGTGTGGGTAGATATCGAGGGACTATGTATTCATCTGTTCACTCCCGGTACGGGAGTAAGTCGGGTGATTCAGGTCGGCGACCGAATTGGTGTTATTGTGCCTGCGGAGGATGGGCGACTGATTTGTGCTCTGCAGAACGGTCTCTACTTCTTGGATTTGGAGAGTGAGGAGCTCGAGTTTATTGCCGATCCTGAATCGGACCGGCCAGAGAACCGTTTTAATGATGGGAAGTGTGATCCGGCTGGACGCTTCTGGGCCGGGACCATGCCAATAGAAGGTGATGATCTTCTCGGTGCTCTTTACCGTTTGGACAGAGAGGGAAAGGTCCTCAGGATGCTTACAGAGGTCGGTTGCTCCAATGGCCTAGCCTGGAATGCAGAAGCAACATCCATGTATTATATTGATACCGTAACCGGCCGCGTAGATCATTTCGATTATGATGTCCACAGCGGAAATATCGAGAACCGCCGTACAGCTTTTCATATCCCGCCCGGGCAAGGTTTCCCTGATGGGATGACTATGGATAGAGAGGGAATGCTGTGGGTGGCTCATTGGGGAGGAAGTTGTGTCAGCCGCTGGAACCCCGTCCTAGGTGAGTGTCTGGAGAGGGTCTTGCTGCCTGTCTCTCAGGTGACTTCATGCTGTTTCGGAGGAGATCAGTGGGAGGAGCTTTATATTACATCAGCAAGAGTTAACCTCAGTGAGGAGCAGTTGCTGAGAGAGCCGCTTGCAGGCGGCATATTCAGATATACTCCCGGTGTAAGTGGAATGCCTGCGCATGTCTACAAATTATAG